A stretch of the Teredinibacter haidensis genome encodes the following:
- a CDS encoding DUF4956 domain-containing protein, with amino-acid sequence MQSLINQLIEYSDYLYAMVLSGVLPSIVAMVYKTYGNSVSNRTVFARNFLIITMSTTLIIIVVKSSIALSLGLVGALSIVRFRAAIKEPEEIAYLFFIIAIGIGLGAFQFAIILVATPFIVSLIILRAHFSAKTQKTAPLGNYNINVISRSAKTAGVAPISKIVEENTDKAVLKHFSEDDQSTSLLFFADIASLEKLDIFRRMLVEYESGIAIDVVANRELN; translated from the coding sequence ATGCAATCATTAATTAACCAGCTGATCGAATATTCTGATTACCTATACGCTATGGTTTTGTCAGGAGTTTTGCCCTCTATTGTCGCTATGGTGTACAAAACATACGGCAATTCCGTTTCCAATCGTACTGTATTTGCTCGTAACTTCCTTATCATCACTATGTCTACAACGCTGATTATTATCGTGGTGAAGTCTTCTATTGCGCTGTCCCTTGGTTTGGTGGGTGCGTTGTCCATTGTTCGTTTTCGTGCGGCAATCAAAGAGCCTGAAGAAATTGCCTACCTGTTTTTTATTATTGCAATTGGTATCGGTCTGGGTGCTTTCCAGTTTGCGATTATCCTAGTGGCAACGCCGTTTATTGTTAGTCTAATAATTTTACGCGCACATTTCAGTGCTAAAACCCAGAAGACTGCGCCGCTAGGAAACTACAATATCAACGTGATCAGCCGTTCAGCTAAAACGGCCGGTGTTGCCCCTATATCGAAAATTGTAGAAGAAAACACTGATAAAGCCGTACTTAAGCATTTTTCAGAGGATGATCAATCTACATCCCTATTGTTTTTTGCTGATATCGCGAGTTTGGAAAAGCTAGATATATTTCGTCGAATGTTGGTCGAGTATGAATCTGGTATTGCGATTGATGTTGTAGCCAACCGCGAACTTAATTAA